Below is a window of Planococcus rifietoensis DNA.
CGGAAGCGCCATTAATGGTAGGGCGCCTTCTTCTTTTCCAAGCAGGATGCCGAAGCGCGCATAAGCGGCGCGGACGCCATCAAGTTGCGCCTGTTCGGCTAAGCTTTCCCAAGCGAGCACCGTTTCGGCAAGAAAATCATTGCCATATTCGCGGTCAGCTTCGGTATAGGTTTTGTATTCAGAAGCCGGATAGATTCCGATCGCGCTTGCATTGATGAGCACTTCCGGTTTTTTTTCAAGCGCTGAAATGATGCGCAGCACTTCTTTTGTCGCCGATACGCGGCTTTCATAAATTTTCTTTTTTTGTTTATCTGTCCACAAGCCATCGTTGATCGACGTACCGGCTAAGTTGACCAGCGCATCGATGCCTTCCAGCTGAGCTTCTGGGCGTGCCCCGTTAGACAGCCAGCGGACATACGTGATGCCTCGCTCTTTCGGTTTATCGGAACGTGTTAAAATAAACACTTCATGTCCTTTTTCCACCAGTAATTCCGTCAAGACAGAACCGAGAAACCCAGTGCCGCCAGTTATCGCTATTTTCATTTCCATCGCCTCCATTTCTATCCCATACCCAATTCGAGCGAAGCATATGCCAAGAGGGCGTGCAAAGTGTATAATGGTAGGAGAAGCGAGGGGAAATTGATGCCGATCATTACGAAAATAACCCGCGGAAAAAACAATCCGGAACGCTATAATATTTATTTGGAAGAAAAATTTGCGTTCAGTGTCGACGAAACTTTGATCATCCGCTACCAATTGACCAAAGGCAAAGAACTCGACCAGTGGACGATCGAAGAAATGAACTTTGAGGATGAAGTCCGCAAAGCATTCAATAAAGCGTTGCATTACCTTGGCTTCCGCATGCGCAGCGAGGGCGAAGTCCGCAAGAAGTTGAAGGAGAAGGAATTCGGCGAAGCCGTCATCGATGAAGCGGTCAAGAAGCTCTACGAACTCAGCTTCCTCGATGATCAGCAGTTTTCGGAAGCCTTGCTCCGAACACAAATTAAATCCGGCAAAAAAGGGCCGCGCGCAATCCAGCAGGATATGCAAAAGAGAGGAATTGATAAGGCTATGCAAAAAGATGTCTTAACCAATTACAGTGAAGAAGAGCAGCTCGAAGTCGCCACCGGCCTTGCGGAAAAAATTGCAGCGAAAGAACAGTCGAAAACCCCGAGCCAGGTCAAACAGAAAATCAATGATTCATTGATGAGAAAAGGCTATCCTTACGCGATCATCAAGCAAGCGATCGAAACCTTGGATCTTGAACGCGACGGAGACCAATGGCTCGACAGCGTCCGCCAACAAGGGGATAAATTATGGCGCAAGCACGAAAGCAAATTGTCGGGGAACGACCTGAGCCGGAAAGTGAAGCAAGGCCTGTATCAAAAAGGCTTCCCGGGCGATGTGATCAGCCAGTACATCGAAGAAAAGGAGCTTGAAGATGAGTGAACATAAACCATATTCACAAATGGACGAAACGGAACTGCGCAATGAAATCGCCCGTCTGAAAGAAAAAGCGCGCAAGGCGGAACAGCTCGGCATCGTCAATGAATTCGCGGTGCTCGAGCGCAAAGCCATCATGGCGGCATCGTTCCTGCTGGATCCAAAAGACTTTAAGCCAGGAGAAGTCTACCGTGTGGAAGGCGACCCGAATGTCTATTTCCAAATTGATTACTTAAAAGGCAATTTTGCCTGGGGTTACCGCATGGGCGGCGACAAGTATACGGAAGCGCTGCCGATTTCCATGCTCCGCCCATTAAAGGAAGGGAAGTGAATCGATGAAAGAAGTCATTGAGCAGTTAATCATCGAATTGAGAGAAAAAAATCCGCAGCTGTCTGAAGACAAAGCCCGGACGTGGATTGAACTTTTGGTATCCGATTTTGAATCTTCATACGCGAAAGCAGGATATGATTATCAAGGAACGGCAGTCGTCGAGAAAGTCGTGCGCCAGTGGATCGAAAGTTATGGCGATAAAATTCACGAATTTGCGGGGAACAACCCGAAATACGCACACCTTTTGCATGATTCTTAAACGATAAAAAACGGCCAGGGATAAGTACCCCGGCCGTTTTTCTGTTCAGTTATGGCTGAAATCGAGCTTTTTCCTCAATTTGTCTTCGCTGAAAATCCATCCTGTATAGGAGTTCAGGATGTTATGGTCCTCGTCCAGATGGGCAACCGCGACAAACGGATAATAATCGTTGCTGCGGTAGCGCAAATCGATCAAGCGGACTTCGTAGATTTCTCCGTATTGATTGATCTCCCAGCGATAAAGTGGGGAAAACGAGACGAAGGCATCCAGGTTCTTGTCTTTCATTGCCGTCTGGATCAAGTCGTTTTCAGGCATCGGCTTTTTCAGGAATTTATCATAGATATTGATCGAGCGGCCATATGCCTGGCCGACATAATGGTGCCGGTCGGTGTCAGCGGCGATGCGCCACTGAAAATAGCGCATCGTCGGCGCGACAAACACATCGTTCGTGCCCGGGATCGTATTGCGGATCGCCTGCTTGATCGCTGACTGCAGCGCAAAGCGCGAGACGTAATAGAAGAACAAGATGGCATACAAAATGCTCATCGTCCAAACCGGATCGGCTCCGAACGCCCAGATCATGAGGGCCACGACGTGTGCGCCGAAAATAATCGGGTCAAAAGTATTGATGACGCCGAGCGCCACCCAATGATTGGAAAATGGCCGGAGTGCCTGTGTACCGTATGAATTGAATATGTCCACAAATACATGCAGGAACACAGCCAGGAAAGTCCATAGCCATAAATGAAGCAAATTGGCTTCCGGGAAAATAAGGTAGATGGCGCCGGAGAGCAAAATAGGCCATGACAGCACGGCCGGCACTGAATGTGTTATGCCACGGTGATGGCGTATATACACCGCGTTGTCGCGCAGTTTTAAAACAGTATCGATATCGGGGATTTGTGAGCCGATAATGGTGCCGGTCATGACGGCAGTCCAAGTGGCCGGATGGGTAGCGACAACGGGATCGGCCATTGCCAACCCGCCGAGCGCAATGCCCATGACGATATGAGTTCCTGTATCCATCGACGCATCCCCCTTCTTTGCGAGCGTTTATAATATCTTGTGTGCTCGCCATTTGATAAAATAAGCATATTCCCTAAATATACATACCCGCTTCAGGGCCGGAATAATCAGCACGAACGGAGGCAGAAAACATAAATATGGACAAGCAACAATTTCAGCAGGATTTGATCGGCTGGTTCCGGAAAGAACAGCGGGACCTGCCTTGGAGACGTACAGCCGACCCTTACCAAATCTGGATTTCCGAAGTCATGCTGCAGCAGACGAGAGTCGATACGGTTATCCCTTATTATAAACGCTTTGTCGAGAAATTTCCCACTGTCGAATCTTTGGCGCAAGCTGAAGAAGAAAGTTTATTGAAGCTTTGGGAAGGGCTCGGCTATTATTCGCGTGCCCGCAACCTTCAGGCAGGCGTGCGAGAAGTCGCCGAACAATACGGGGGCATCGTGCCATCGACGCGCAAGGAGATTTCTTCATTGAAAGGCGTTGGTCCTTATACGGCAGGCGCGGTATTGAGTATTGCTTATGGCGTGCCGGAACATGCAGTCGATGGCAATGTCATGCGTGTGCTCAGCCGCATCCTCTTGATCGAAGAAGACATCGCCAAGCCAAAAACGCGCAAAGTGTTTGAACAGGCAGTAACAGAATTGATCAGCCACGAAGACCCATCTTCATTCAACCAAGGATTGATGGAACTCGGCGCGCTCATCTGCACGCCGACATCGCCAAAATGCCTGTTATGCCCGGTTCGCGATCATTGCGAAGCATTTCACGCCGGCAAGGAAACGGAATTACCGGTTAAGACAAAAGCGAAGAAAAATCGCAATGCCGATTTCGCGATGATGGCGATTTGGAGCGGGGACAAGCTTTTGATGGAGCAGCGCCCAGGAAAAGGCCTGCTTGCAGGCATGTGGCAGTATCCGATGCTCGAGCTGACCACGGCGCTTGAAGCGAATGAGATCGGTGAATTATATGCAGAGACATTAAACGGCGCGCTTTCTGATGTCGAGAAAATTACCGCTTTCAAACATGTCTTTTCTCATTTAACATGGAACGTGGATGGCTATTTGGCCAGAGCGGAAGAATTCACGCCGCCTGAAAACATGAACTGGGTGACACCGGAACAATTGGAGAATTTACCGATTGCCGGGCCCGGACAAAAAATGAAGACAGCTTTAGAGCAAAGAGGAGATGTAGCAAAATGACAGAACAAAAAGTGGCGTTAGTAACAGGCAGCAGCCGTGGGCTAGGAAAAGCGATGGCAATTGCGCTTGCGGAAGAAGGCTATGACATCGTCGTCAACTATGCGCGCAGCAAAACGGCTGCACTTGATACCGTAAAAGAAGTCGAAGCGAGAGGCAGAAAAGCGTTGCTCGTGCGCGCCAATGTGGGAGATGTCGAGAAACTGCGCGCCATGTTTGAGACGATCAAAGAAGAATTTGGCCGCTTGGATGTCTTCGTGTCAAACGCGGCATCAGGTGTTTTGCGCCCAGTTATGGAACTGGAAGAATCCCATTGGGACTGGACCATGAACATCAACGCCAAAGCGATGTTGTTCGGCGCGCAGGAAGCGGCGAAATTAATGGACAAAGGCGGCAAGATCATCGGCATCAGCTCGCTCGGCTCGATTCGCTATTTGGAAAATTACACGACGATCGGCGTGTCGAAAGCAGCCGTCGAATCGATCACCCGTTATTTGGCGGTGGAACTCGCGCCGAAAAATATCGCAGTCAATACCGTCTCCGGTGGGGCGCTCGATACGGAAGCGTTGAAGCATTTCCCGAACCGTGAGGAACTGCTCGGCGATGCGCGCGACAACACGCCAGCTGGGCGCATGGTCGAAATTGATGACATGGTGAAAACCGCGATGTTCCTCATTTCCGACCATGCCGATATGATCCGTGGTCAGACGATCATCGTCGACGGAGGTCGGTCTATCGTCATGTGA
It encodes the following:
- a CDS encoding YfhH family protein, yielding MSEHKPYSQMDETELRNEIARLKEKARKAEQLGIVNEFAVLERKAIMAASFLLDPKDFKPGEVYRVEGDPNVYFQIDYLKGNFAWGYRMGGDKYTEALPISMLRPLKEGK
- a CDS encoding metal-dependent hydrolase; translation: MDTGTHIVMGIALGGLAMADPVVATHPATWTAVMTGTIIGSQIPDIDTVLKLRDNAVYIRHHRGITHSVPAVLSWPILLSGAIYLIFPEANLLHLWLWTFLAVFLHVFVDIFNSYGTQALRPFSNHWVALGVINTFDPIIFGAHVVALMIWAFGADPVWTMSILYAILFFYYVSRFALQSAIKQAIRNTIPGTNDVFVAPTMRYFQWRIAADTDRHHYVGQAYGRSINIYDKFLKKPMPENDLIQTAMKDKNLDAFVSFSPLYRWEINQYGEIYEVRLIDLRYRSNDYYPFVAVAHLDEDHNILNSYTGWIFSEDKLRKKLDFSHN
- a CDS encoding TIGR01777 family oxidoreductase — encoded protein: MKIAITGGTGFLGSVLTELLVEKGHEVFILTRSDKPKERGITYVRWLSNGARPEAQLEGIDALVNLAGTSINDGLWTDKQKKKIYESRVSATKEVLRIISALEKKPEVLINASAIGIYPASEYKTYTEADREYGNDFLAETVLAWESLAEQAQLDGVRAAYARFGILLGKEEGALPLMALPYKLFAGGTVGSGRQWLSWIHVRDAARAVLFAIEQKELTGPFNVTAPNPQRMKAFGKEIGRALGRPHWIPAPSFALKAALGDKSRLVLEGQRALPTVLLDHGFKFEFPNLPEALADIYK
- the fabL gene encoding enoyl-[acyl-carrier-protein] reductase FabL: MTEQKVALVTGSSRGLGKAMAIALAEEGYDIVVNYARSKTAALDTVKEVEARGRKALLVRANVGDVEKLRAMFETIKEEFGRLDVFVSNAASGVLRPVMELEESHWDWTMNINAKAMLFGAQEAAKLMDKGGKIIGISSLGSIRYLENYTTIGVSKAAVESITRYLAVELAPKNIAVNTVSGGALDTEALKHFPNREELLGDARDNTPAGRMVEIDDMVKTAMFLISDHADMIRGQTIIVDGGRSIVM
- a CDS encoding YfhJ family protein, which gives rise to MKEVIEQLIIELREKNPQLSEDKARTWIELLVSDFESSYAKAGYDYQGTAVVEKVVRQWIESYGDKIHEFAGNNPKYAHLLHDS
- the recX gene encoding recombination regulator RecX, with protein sequence MPIITKITRGKNNPERYNIYLEEKFAFSVDETLIIRYQLTKGKELDQWTIEEMNFEDEVRKAFNKALHYLGFRMRSEGEVRKKLKEKEFGEAVIDEAVKKLYELSFLDDQQFSEALLRTQIKSGKKGPRAIQQDMQKRGIDKAMQKDVLTNYSEEEQLEVATGLAEKIAAKEQSKTPSQVKQKINDSLMRKGYPYAIIKQAIETLDLERDGDQWLDSVRQQGDKLWRKHESKLSGNDLSRKVKQGLYQKGFPGDVISQYIEEKELEDE
- the mutY gene encoding A/G-specific adenine glycosylase, producing MDKQQFQQDLIGWFRKEQRDLPWRRTADPYQIWISEVMLQQTRVDTVIPYYKRFVEKFPTVESLAQAEEESLLKLWEGLGYYSRARNLQAGVREVAEQYGGIVPSTRKEISSLKGVGPYTAGAVLSIAYGVPEHAVDGNVMRVLSRILLIEEDIAKPKTRKVFEQAVTELISHEDPSSFNQGLMELGALICTPTSPKCLLCPVRDHCEAFHAGKETELPVKTKAKKNRNADFAMMAIWSGDKLLMEQRPGKGLLAGMWQYPMLELTTALEANEIGELYAETLNGALSDVEKITAFKHVFSHLTWNVDGYLARAEEFTPPENMNWVTPEQLENLPIAGPGQKMKTALEQRGDVAK